In Bradyrhizobium erythrophlei, a single genomic region encodes these proteins:
- a CDS encoding helix-turn-helix transcriptional regulator yields MTSTGTRIVNFSTDHVPERDRISYWREHYGKVMLRVDLEPARGMAFEAQMASMTLPGLQLMEASASPMSLTRGGEYLADGNDDVILAINRSGSAVVSSRGQQQSLRPHEAVLLSGAEAASFQRTTLGRSFTLRMPRAILESAVPGLDDRLMQPIAGDRDALKLLGCYTGWIFSAGASIDSHLLNLSVRHVQDLLMLAIGPSADFAETARTRGLRAARLKLAKSYIVAHSDRRDVSIASVAASLNVTPRYVQRLFEAAGTTFSEFLIGQRLARAYRLLRDPNYSRAAISTIAYDVGFGDLSYFNRRFRRLYGFTPRDVRGDKG; encoded by the coding sequence ATGACTAGCACTGGCACTCGTATTGTTAATTTTTCGACTGACCACGTTCCAGAGCGAGACCGCATATCGTATTGGCGCGAGCACTATGGGAAAGTGATGCTTCGCGTCGACCTCGAACCCGCCCGCGGCATGGCGTTCGAGGCGCAGATGGCGTCGATGACGCTGCCGGGTCTGCAATTGATGGAGGCGTCGGCATCGCCGATGTCGCTGACGCGCGGCGGCGAATATCTCGCTGACGGCAATGACGACGTTATCCTTGCAATCAACCGGAGCGGTTCCGCGGTCGTTTCGTCGCGCGGTCAGCAACAAAGCCTTCGACCGCACGAAGCGGTGTTGCTGAGCGGGGCGGAAGCGGCCTCGTTTCAGCGAACCACCTTGGGCCGGTCGTTCACCTTGCGCATGCCTCGCGCGATTCTCGAATCCGCCGTTCCGGGCCTGGACGACCGGCTGATGCAGCCGATCGCGGGCGATCGCGACGCGCTGAAACTTCTCGGCTGTTACACCGGCTGGATTTTCAGCGCCGGCGCTTCAATTGATTCGCACCTGCTCAATCTTTCGGTTCGACACGTGCAGGACCTGCTGATGCTTGCGATCGGCCCCAGCGCCGACTTTGCCGAAACCGCACGAACGCGCGGATTGCGAGCGGCCCGGTTAAAGCTGGCAAAATCCTATATCGTCGCCCACAGCGATCGCCGCGACGTCTCGATCGCTTCCGTCGCCGCAAGTCTCAACGTCACGCCGCGCTATGTGCAGCGGCTTTTCGAGGCCGCCGGCACGACGTTTTCCGAATTCCTGATCGGGCAGCGGCTCGCGCGCGCCTATCGTCTGCTTCGCGATCCCAACTACAGCCGCGCCGCAATCAGCACGATCGCTTACGACGTCGGCTTCGGCGATTTGTCGTATTTCAACCGGAGATTCCGGCGTCTCTACGGTTTCACGCCGCGCGACGTGCGTGGCGACAAGGGATAA
- a CDS encoding LLM class flavin-dependent oxidoreductase: MSIEFIGYITNNNSSETIVRSGPVLDPTYIETVAKAHENAGFDRALLAFHSTTPDGLQVAQHVLQITKTLKVMIAQRPGFTAPTLLARQLATLDQFYNGRVSLHVITGGNAIELRQDGNTLDDKDERYARTSEFLDVVRLEWTSEKPFDYAGKYYKVEKGFSQVKPVQKGGVYTFVGGGSDAAIEVAGKHADTFALWGESYAQVRDVTARVRAAAARHGRPTPRFSLSVRPILADTEENAWKKADAILERATALQDKTGYRKPADGHATGGARRLLALAEQGTRIDKRLWTEIAKLTGANSNTTALVGTPEQVAEVFGDYYDLGISHFLIRGFDPLIDAIEYGRELIPLTRKLIAERQAAKGKAAE; this comes from the coding sequence ATGTCGATCGAGTTCATTGGTTATATCACCAACAACAATTCCTCCGAGACGATCGTCCGGTCCGGACCGGTGCTTGACCCGACCTATATCGAGACGGTGGCCAAGGCTCACGAGAATGCGGGCTTTGACCGTGCGCTGCTGGCGTTTCACTCCACGACGCCCGACGGATTGCAGGTTGCCCAGCATGTCCTGCAAATCACCAAAACTCTGAAGGTGATGATCGCGCAGCGCCCGGGATTTACCGCACCGACGCTGCTCGCGCGTCAGCTTGCGACGCTTGATCAATTCTACAATGGCCGCGTCTCGCTTCATGTCATCACCGGCGGCAATGCCATCGAACTGCGCCAGGACGGCAACACGCTTGACGACAAGGATGAGCGCTATGCCCGCACCAGCGAGTTCCTCGACGTCGTGCGGCTCGAATGGACCAGCGAGAAGCCGTTCGACTACGCTGGCAAATACTACAAGGTCGAGAAGGGATTTTCGCAGGTGAAGCCGGTGCAGAAAGGCGGCGTCTACACCTTTGTCGGCGGCGGTTCCGATGCTGCCATCGAAGTCGCCGGCAAGCACGCCGATACTTTTGCGCTGTGGGGCGAATCCTATGCCCAGGTGCGCGACGTGACGGCTCGGGTGCGCGCCGCGGCTGCGCGACATGGCCGGCCGACGCCGCGCTTTTCCCTGTCCGTGCGTCCGATCCTTGCCGACACCGAGGAAAATGCCTGGAAGAAGGCGGATGCTATCCTGGAGCGCGCCACTGCGTTGCAGGACAAGACCGGCTACCGCAAGCCCGCGGACGGTCACGCCACCGGCGGCGCCAGACGGCTGCTGGCGCTGGCAGAGCAGGGCACGCGCATCGACAAGCGGCTGTGGACCGAGATCGCCAAGCTGACCGGGGCCAACAGCAACACGACTGCGCTGGTCGGTACGCCCGAGCAGGTCGCCGAGGTCTTTGGCGACTATTACGATCTCGGCATCAGCCATTTTCTGATCCGCGGCTTCGATCCGCTGATCGACGCCATCGAATACGGCCGCGAGCTGATTCCTCTGACGCGCAAGCTGATCGCCGAACGTCAGGCGGCCAAAGGAAAGGCCGCAGAGTAA
- a CDS encoding acyl-CoA dehydrogenase family protein, with the protein MVRALGTTAVSERVPLHAPDPVERALRLAPGFAERAVRHDRDASFPFENFRELSEAGLLALTVPVALGGSGAGAREAARVLGVVAKSDPSTALVLSMHYIQHLVMAKSQRWPARLARKLANETVEGVALINALRVEPELGSPARGGLPATIARRTETGWRLSGRKIYSTGAPILKWYAVWARTDEPEIRVGLLLVPAGLPGTRIEETWDHLGLRASGSHDVIFEDVAFPLDYEIDVRKPEDWATPDFTQSILSATLVAAIYDGVARAARDWLITFLKRRVPANLGAPLASLPRAQEILGAIETRLAVNARLIDGFARDFDDGALLNTTEAGVIKLTVTNNAVAVVEDALSLSSNHGLTRANPLERHYRDVLCGRVHTPQDDATRINLGRTALGL; encoded by the coding sequence ATGGTAAGGGCGCTCGGCACCACTGCTGTCAGCGAGCGCGTCCCGCTGCACGCACCCGACCCCGTGGAACGCGCCTTGCGGCTGGCGCCGGGTTTTGCCGAACGGGCCGTGCGGCATGACCGTGACGCGAGCTTTCCGTTCGAGAACTTCAGGGAGTTGTCGGAAGCAGGCCTGTTGGCGCTCACCGTGCCGGTGGCGCTCGGCGGGAGCGGGGCGGGCGCGCGCGAGGCCGCCCGCGTGCTCGGCGTTGTCGCCAAGTCCGATCCGTCGACGGCACTGGTACTGTCGATGCACTACATCCAGCACCTCGTGATGGCGAAAAGCCAGCGCTGGCCGGCCAGGCTCGCGCGAAAGCTCGCCAACGAGACGGTCGAGGGCGTTGCACTGATCAACGCGCTCCGGGTCGAGCCCGAGCTTGGTTCGCCCGCGCGCGGCGGTCTTCCCGCCACGATTGCGCGGCGTACCGAAACCGGATGGCGGCTGAGCGGCCGCAAGATCTATTCGACCGGCGCGCCGATCCTGAAATGGTATGCGGTCTGGGCCAGGACCGACGAGCCCGAGATACGGGTCGGATTGCTCCTGGTTCCGGCCGGCCTACCGGGCACGCGCATCGAGGAGACCTGGGATCATCTGGGCTTACGCGCCTCCGGCAGCCATGACGTGATTTTCGAGGATGTCGCCTTTCCGCTGGATTACGAGATCGATGTCAGAAAGCCGGAGGATTGGGCAACGCCGGACTTCACGCAAAGCATCCTGAGCGCGACCCTCGTTGCAGCCATTTACGACGGCGTCGCGCGGGCCGCGCGCGACTGGCTGATCACCTTCCTGAAGCGGCGCGTGCCGGCCAATCTCGGCGCGCCGCTGGCAAGCCTGCCCCGCGCCCAGGAAATTTTGGGCGCGATCGAGACGAGGCTTGCCGTCAATGCGCGCCTGATCGACGGTTTTGCCCGCGATTTTGACGACGGCGCCTTGCTGAATACGACTGAGGCCGGCGTGATCAAACTGACCGTGACCAACAATGCCGTGGCGGTGGTCGAGGATGCGCTGTCGCTGTCGAGCAATCACGGTCTTACCCGCGCCAATCCGCTGGAGCGGCACTACCGCGATGTTTTGTGCGGGCGCGTTCACACCCCGCAGGACGATGCCACGCGCATCAACCTTGGCCGGACGGCGCTCGGCCTATGA
- a CDS encoding ABC transporter ATP-binding protein, with amino-acid sequence MVAHAISEPISYPAVGASLDIENVSHAFDIEGAALPVLHDVTLNIEPGEFVALLGPSGCGKSTLLRLVAGLEHPLSGILRESGRRIREPEPSRVVVFQDPTLFPWRTVWDNVALGLEAQGILKQNRQRVDAALDLVGLAPFRKAYPHQLSGGMAQRVALARALVNDPKVLVLDEPLGKLDSLTRITMQAELVSLWQRKGFTTLLVTHDAEEALFLANRVIVLSERPARIKADIRVQRSYPRHRGDPYLADLRRQILSLLGLEATW; translated from the coding sequence ATGGTAGCTCACGCCATTTCCGAGCCGATTTCCTATCCGGCTGTCGGTGCCTCACTCGATATCGAGAATGTCAGCCACGCCTTCGACATCGAAGGCGCCGCGCTGCCGGTGCTGCACGATGTAACCCTCAACATCGAGCCCGGCGAATTCGTGGCCCTGCTCGGACCATCGGGCTGCGGAAAGTCGACGCTGCTCAGGCTGGTCGCCGGACTGGAGCATCCTCTTTCCGGAATACTGCGCGAAAGCGGCCGGCGCATTCGCGAACCGGAGCCCTCGCGCGTGGTCGTGTTCCAGGATCCGACCCTGTTTCCGTGGCGAACGGTGTGGGACAACGTCGCGCTCGGCCTCGAGGCGCAGGGCATCCTGAAGCAGAACCGGCAGCGGGTGGACGCCGCGCTCGATCTGGTCGGACTTGCACCGTTCCGCAAAGCCTATCCGCATCAATTATCCGGCGGCATGGCGCAGCGCGTGGCGCTGGCGCGGGCGCTGGTCAACGACCCGAAGGTTCTCGTTCTCGATGAGCCGCTCGGCAAGCTCGATTCGCTGACGCGCATCACGATGCAGGCGGAGCTGGTTTCGCTGTGGCAACGCAAGGGCTTTACGACGCTTCTGGTCACGCATGACGCGGAGGAGGCGCTGTTTCTTGCCAACCGCGTCATCGTGCTCTCGGAGCGGCCCGCGCGCATCAAGGCCGATATCAGGGTGCAGCGGTCATATCCGCGCCACCGTGGGGATCCATATCTGGCGGACTTGCGGCGGCAAATTCTGTCGCTGCTCGGGCTGGAGGCGACATGGTAA
- a CDS encoding ABC transporter permease, which translates to MSTYSLSDTFGVAAGRPHTVRAFLENAATGLGASLAWLAFGLSCLLWNDLGDWSRTSSLGIGAIVVAAAIALATLSADYTGSLGTALRRRAPWLFALGIGFSAWELATAKFAWLPLPFFPPPQAILEVYTDDLPKLLDSVYASVKLQLGGYLIGASVGFVTGVSIGWSRSAGYWIHPLLRFVGPLPATAWLPIAFFTFPSSWSASTFLIALATGFPVTVLTWSGVASVSSAYYDVARTLGARPSFLVLKVAIPAALPHVFVGLFMGLGSSFAVLVVAEMMGVKAGLGWYLQWAQGWAAYANMYAALIVMSLLCSGAITLLFGVRDRLLVWQKGVVKW; encoded by the coding sequence ATGTCGACGTATTCGCTGTCTGACACGTTCGGCGTTGCCGCCGGGCGTCCGCACACGGTCCGGGCGTTCCTGGAGAATGCGGCCACCGGCCTTGGCGCCAGCCTCGCCTGGCTGGCGTTTGGGCTGTCGTGCCTGTTGTGGAACGATCTCGGGGACTGGTCACGGACGTCGTCGCTGGGTATTGGGGCCATCGTCGTGGCGGCAGCGATCGCGCTTGCGACGCTTAGCGCCGACTATACCGGCAGTCTCGGAACGGCATTGCGTCGCCGGGCGCCGTGGCTGTTCGCGCTCGGGATCGGATTCTCGGCGTGGGAACTGGCGACGGCAAAGTTTGCATGGCTGCCGCTGCCGTTTTTTCCACCGCCTCAGGCCATCCTTGAAGTCTACACCGACGACCTGCCGAAGCTGCTCGACAGCGTCTACGCGTCGGTCAAGTTGCAGCTTGGCGGCTATCTGATCGGCGCTTCGGTCGGCTTCGTGACGGGGGTATCAATCGGCTGGTCGCGGAGCGCCGGCTACTGGATTCACCCGTTGCTTCGCTTCGTCGGGCCGTTGCCCGCGACCGCCTGGCTTCCGATCGCGTTCTTCACGTTTCCCTCGAGCTGGAGCGCATCGACCTTTCTGATCGCGCTCGCAACCGGCTTTCCGGTGACGGTCCTGACCTGGTCGGGGGTCGCCAGCGTCAGCAGCGCCTATTACGACGTGGCGCGAACGCTCGGCGCCAGGCCGTCCTTCCTGGTGTTGAAGGTCGCGATCCCCGCCGCGCTGCCGCATGTTTTCGTCGGCCTGTTCATGGGGCTCGGCTCATCCTTCGCGGTGCTGGTCGTCGCTGAAATGATGGGCGTGAAAGCCGGACTCGGCTGGTATCTGCAATGGGCCCAGGGCTGGGCCGCCTACGCCAACATGTATGCGGCGCTGATTGTCATGTCGCTGCTTTGCTCCGGCGCGATCACGCTCTTGTTCGGCGTCCGCGACCGCCTGCTGGTCTGGCAGAAAGGTGTCGTCAAATGGTAG
- a CDS encoding ABC transporter substrate-binding protein, with product MTTETNENKRSIDRRTLLQAGLAAAFVGPAGALGAQAFSPGSVIPGIDFSQFPLCKTASDAPPLTGARRKINLSWNAGAVCLTPLPVALDHGFFEKQNLDVELVNFAGSTDQLLEAIATGKTDAGLGMALRWLKPLEQGFDVKIAAGTHGGCMRVLTRADSGVNKLADLKGKLVAVGDLAGPDKNFFSIQLAKLGIDPNRDVDWRAYPGNLLNVAVEKGEVQAFLSSDPLAYLWLKDKAYKEVASNLDGEYRDMSCCIVGLRGTLVRNEPQVGRALTQALLDAAMFTAQNPELAAKSFQPYAPKTATLADIEGMVRYHTHHHHPTGEVLKRELEAYADDLKAISVFKPSTDSAKFAERIYVDVFAV from the coding sequence ATGACCACTGAGACCAATGAAAACAAACGATCGATCGATCGCCGGACGTTGTTGCAGGCGGGCCTTGCTGCCGCCTTTGTCGGCCCCGCCGGGGCGCTTGGAGCCCAGGCCTTTTCGCCGGGTTCTGTCATTCCGGGGATCGACTTCTCGCAATTCCCGCTGTGCAAGACGGCTTCCGACGCGCCGCCCCTCACCGGCGCGCGGCGCAAGATCAATCTTTCCTGGAATGCCGGCGCGGTGTGCCTGACGCCGCTTCCCGTCGCGCTCGACCACGGATTTTTCGAAAAGCAGAATCTCGATGTCGAGCTTGTCAACTTTGCAGGCTCGACCGATCAGCTTCTGGAGGCCATCGCAACCGGCAAGACCGACGCCGGCCTTGGCATGGCGCTGCGCTGGCTCAAGCCGCTGGAGCAGGGCTTCGACGTCAAGATTGCGGCCGGGACGCATGGCGGCTGCATGCGCGTGCTGACGCGCGCGGACTCCGGCGTCAACAAGCTTGCGGACCTCAAGGGCAAGCTCGTTGCGGTTGGAGATCTTGCCGGGCCCGACAAGAACTTCTTCTCGATCCAGCTTGCCAAGCTTGGCATCGATCCGAATCGCGACGTCGATTGGCGGGCCTATCCCGGCAACCTTCTCAACGTGGCGGTCGAGAAGGGCGAGGTGCAGGCCTTCCTGTCGTCAGATCCGCTGGCCTATCTCTGGCTCAAGGACAAAGCCTACAAGGAAGTCGCCTCCAATCTGGACGGCGAATACCGCGATATGAGCTGCTGCATCGTTGGTCTGCGCGGCACGCTGGTGCGAAATGAACCGCAGGTCGGTCGCGCGCTGACCCAGGCATTGCTGGATGCGGCGATGTTCACCGCGCAGAATCCGGAACTGGCGGCGAAATCGTTCCAGCCTTACGCGCCAAAGACGGCGACGCTGGCGGATATCGAAGGCATGGTCCGCTATCACACCCATCATCATCACCCGACCGGCGAAGTGCTCAAGCGCGAACTCGAGGCCTATGCCGACGATCTGAAGGCCATCTCGGTATTCAAGCCGTCGACCGACAGCGCCAAATTTGCGGAGCGTATTTATGTCGACGTATTCGCTGTCTGA
- a CDS encoding TetR/AcrR family transcriptional regulator — MTSKINQGTKLEEGKRGRGRPAVFDRGAALNAAMKLFWERGYEGTSFDDLTAAMGISASSFYNSFGSKEELYCEATRTYREWAGQWFFAILNDPSIDTKTAFARLFEATAEEFTRGDHPLGCMISLAGTHCSPGMKNIRDMMAEHRAFSESAMAERIRKGVVRGDLAEDTDCDMLAAYYSAMARGLAVQARDGASRQKLSEIGRLAMRAWPAAKQKSA, encoded by the coding sequence ATGACATCAAAAATAAATCAAGGGACGAAACTGGAGGAAGGCAAGCGTGGCAGAGGACGGCCTGCGGTGTTCGATCGCGGCGCCGCGCTCAATGCTGCGATGAAACTGTTCTGGGAACGCGGCTACGAGGGCACCTCGTTCGACGATCTCACCGCAGCGATGGGGATTAGCGCCTCGAGCTTCTACAATTCGTTCGGCAGCAAGGAAGAACTCTACTGCGAGGCAACGCGGACCTACCGGGAATGGGCCGGTCAGTGGTTCTTTGCCATTCTCAACGACCCCTCCATCGACACGAAAACCGCCTTCGCGCGATTGTTTGAGGCTACGGCCGAAGAATTCACCCGCGGCGATCATCCGCTCGGCTGCATGATCTCGCTCGCCGGGACGCATTGTTCGCCGGGAATGAAGAACATTCGCGACATGATGGCCGAGCATCGGGCCTTTTCCGAAAGTGCGATGGCGGAGCGCATTCGAAAGGGCGTCGTCAGAGGCGACCTCGCAGAGGACACCGACTGCGACATGCTGGCCGCCTATTACAGTGCGATGGCGCGCGGCCTTGCCGTGCAGGCGCGCGACGGCGCATCGCGCCAGAAGCTTTCCGAAATCGGCCGGCTGGCGATGCGCGCCTGGCCCGCAGCGAAGCAGAAAAGCGCGTAA
- a CDS encoding efflux RND transporter periplasmic adaptor subunit — protein sequence MDQISDHSKIEREPLNEPTRRRTWRTPVIGAVTVIAALLLYFGLAPRSGNKAAAVPTPAPQVTVSAPLQREVDTRVGFLGQFSAIDRVELRAQVGGTLTEIHFKDGQVVHKGELLFVIDPRPYEIRLEQAKAALQTAAARVELANAQLTRAQSLRRNEFATQETVDQRTSDQDSTKAAVEDARARIRDAELDLEYCRVRAPFTGRIGARQISIGSLVAGSRAATSPTTLLATLVSLDPLYLDFDMSESDFLTFSRERARVGGPLANKVVIGLSDENSFGREGTLDFIDNALDRSSGTIHARATVPNPDLFLAPGQFARLRVAIAPPTPVYLLPDAAVMLDQSQRLVMTVGPDATVKPKIVTTGDLRGGLRVIQSGLAPTDRVIIDGLVRAIPGAKVAPLDGAIHYDTAADEQG from the coding sequence ATGGACCAGATCAGCGATCATTCGAAGATTGAACGAGAACCACTCAACGAGCCGACGCGCCGTCGGACATGGCGAACGCCAGTCATCGGCGCCGTGACGGTCATTGCGGCGCTACTGCTTTATTTTGGCCTCGCGCCCCGCTCAGGGAACAAGGCCGCGGCGGTGCCCACCCCCGCCCCGCAGGTCACGGTCAGCGCGCCCTTGCAGCGCGAAGTCGATACCAGGGTCGGCTTCCTCGGACAGTTCTCGGCGATCGACAGGGTCGAGTTGCGCGCCCAGGTCGGCGGGACGCTGACCGAGATCCATTTCAAGGACGGTCAGGTCGTTCACAAGGGGGAGCTGCTCTTCGTCATCGACCCGCGCCCTTACGAGATCAGGCTCGAGCAGGCCAAAGCGGCATTGCAGACAGCCGCGGCTCGCGTCGAACTCGCCAACGCCCAGTTGACGCGCGCGCAATCGCTTCGTCGCAACGAATTCGCAACCCAAGAGACGGTCGACCAGCGCACTTCGGATCAGGATTCGACGAAAGCCGCGGTTGAAGACGCGAGGGCGCGTATCCGCGACGCCGAGCTCGACCTCGAATATTGCCGGGTCCGTGCGCCGTTCACGGGACGTATCGGCGCGCGCCAGATTTCGATCGGAAGCCTGGTCGCGGGCAGCCGCGCCGCCACCAGCCCGACCACGCTGCTGGCGACGCTGGTTTCGCTCGATCCGCTCTATCTCGACTTCGACATGAGCGAATCCGACTTTCTGACCTTCTCGCGGGAGCGCGCCCGCGTCGGCGGTCCGCTTGCCAACAAGGTCGTGATCGGCCTCAGCGACGAGAACAGTTTCGGCCGCGAGGGAACGCTCGACTTCATCGACAATGCGCTGGACCGCTCGAGCGGCACCATTCACGCGCGGGCCACGGTGCCGAACCCCGACCTGTTCCTGGCGCCGGGCCAGTTCGCCCGGCTTCGTGTTGCGATCGCGCCACCCACACCGGTCTACCTGCTGCCGGACGCCGCCGTGATGCTCGACCAGTCGCAGCGGCTGGTGATGACAGTCGGACCCGATGCGACCGTGAAGCCCAAGATCGTGACGACCGGCGATCTTCGCGGCGGCCTTCGCGTGATCCAGTCCGGTCTTGCGCCAACCGACCGCGTCATCATCGACGGTCTGGTGCGCGCCATCCCCGGAGCCAAAGTCGCCCCGCTGGACGGCGCCATCCACTACGACACCGCTGCCGACGAACAGGGCTGA